In Falco biarmicus isolate bFalBia1 chromosome 5, bFalBia1.pri, whole genome shotgun sequence, a single genomic region encodes these proteins:
- the PHLDA1 gene encoding pleckstrin homology-like domain family A member 1: protein MLESGCKAVKEGVLEKRSDGLLQLWKKKRCILTEEGLLLIPPKQQQPPPQQQPLPAEPAAKIKELHFSNMKTVDCVERKGKYVYFTVVMAEGKEIDFRCAQEQGWNAAITLQMVQYKNRQAILAVRSTRQKQQHLAQPHGPRLRSASNSA, encoded by the coding sequence ATGCTGGAGAGCGGCTGCAAGGCGGTGAAGGAGGGCGTGCTGGAGAAGCGGAGCGacgggctgctgcagctctggaagAAGAAGCGCTGCATCCTCACCGAGGAGGGGCTGCTGCTCATCCcccccaagcagcagcagccgccgccgcagcagcagccgctGCCGGCCGAGCCGGCGGCCAAGATCAAGGAGCTTCACTTCTCCAACATGAAGACGGTGGACTGCGTGGAGCGGAAGGGCAAGTACGTGTACTTCACGGTGGTGATGGCCGAGGGGAAGGAGATCGACTTTCGGTGCgcgcaggagcagggctggaacGCGGCGATCACGCTGCAGATGGTGCAGTACAAGAACCGCCAGGCCATCCTGGCCGTGCGCTCCACCcgccagaagcagcagcacctggcgCAGCCCCACGGCCCGCGCCTCCGCAGCGCCTCCAACTCCGCCTAG